The Myxocyprinus asiaticus isolate MX2 ecotype Aquarium Trade chromosome 26, UBuf_Myxa_2, whole genome shotgun sequence genome has a window encoding:
- the lgals4 gene encoding uncharacterized protein lgals4 isoform X45 — MFIVPKPEGYQVCVNGKEHYMFKHRIPLENVKALNILGHVAAKLFGFIENWSIPSFTKEAKTTVTSLGSSHWGLSPTQSEVLHPVQNPILPYVGTIPGGLRAGMALYLQGVVPTNADQFAINFKTGQSDKDDIAFHFNPRMGSKVAMNSFRNGGWQTEESASENPFKKGDAFEMFIVPKPEGYQVYVNGKEHYMFKHRIPLEKVTSLNILGHVAAKLFGFIENWSIPSFTKEAKTTVTSLGSSHWGLSPTQSEVLHPVQNPILPYVGTIPGGLRAGMALYLQGVVPTNADQFAINFKTGQSDKDDIAFHFSPRMGSKVAMNSFRNGGWQTEESASENPFKKGDAFEMFIVPKPEGYQVYVNGKEHYMFKHRIPLENVKALNILGHIAAKLFGFIENWSIPSFTKEAKTTVTSLGSSHWGLSPTQSEVLHPVQNPILPYVGTIPGGLRAGMALYLQGVVPTNADQFAINFKTGQSDKDDIAFHFNPRMGSKVAMNSFRNGGWQTEESASENPFKKGDAFEMFIVPKPEGYQVYVNGKEHYMFKHRIPLENVKALNILGHVAAKLFGFIENWSIPSFTNEAKTTVTSLGSSHWGLSPTQSEVLHPVQNPILPYVGTIPGGLRAGMALYLQGVVPTNADQFAINFKTGQSDKDDIAFHFNPRMGSKVAMNSFRNGGWQTEESASENPFKKGDAFEMFIVPKPEGYQVYVNGKEHYMFKHRIPLENVKALNILGHVAAKLFGFIENWSIPSFTKEAKTTVTSLGSSHWGLSPTQSEVLHPVQNPILPYVGTIPGGLRAGMAMYLQGVVPTNADQFAINFKTGQSDKDDIAFHFNPRMGSKVAMNSFRNGGWQTEESASENPFKKGDAFEMFIVPKPEGYQVFVNGKEHYMFKHRIPLEKVTSLNILGHIAAKLFGFIENWRIPSFTKEAKTTITSLSSSHWGLSPTQSEVLHPVQNPILPYVGTIPGGLRAGMALYLQGVVPTNADQFAINFQTGQSDKDDIAFHFNPRIGSKVAMNSFRNGGWQTEESASENPFKKGDAFEMFIVPKPEGYQVYVNGKEHYMFKHRIPLENVKALNILGHIAAKLFGFIENWSIPSFNKEAKTTVTSLGSSHWGLSPTQSEVLHPVQNPILPYVGTIPGGLRAGMALYLQGVVPTNADQFAINFKTGQSDKDDIAFHFNPRMGSKVAMNSFRNGGWQTEESASENPFKKGDAFEMFIVPKPEGYQVYVNGKEHYMFKHRIPLENVKALNILGHVAAKLFGFIENWSIPSFTKEAKTTVTSLGSSHWGLSPTQSEVLHPVQNPILPYVGTIPGGLRAGMALYLQGVVPTNADQFAINFKTGQSDKDDIAFHFNPRMGSKVAMNSFRNGGWQTEESASENPFKKGDAFEMFIVPKPEGYQVYVNGKEHYMFKHRIPLENVKALNILGHVAAKLFGFIENWSIPSFTKEAKTTVTSLGRSHWGLSPTQSEVLHPVQNPILPYVGTIPGGLRAGMALYLQGVVPTNADQFAINFKTGQSDKDDIAFHFNPRMGSKMAMNSFRNGGWQTEESASENPFKKGDAFEMFIVPKPEGYQVFVNGKEHYMFKHRIPLEKVTSLNILGHIAAKLFGFIENWRIPSFTKEAKTTITSLSSSHWGLSPTQSEVLHPVQNPILPYVGTIPGGLRAGMALYLQGVVPTNADQFAINFQTGQSDKDDIAFHFNPRMGSKVAMNSFRNGGWQTEESASENPFKKGDAFEMFIVPKPEGYQVYVNGKEHYMFKHRVPLEKVSALHINGNVALNFFGFIENWSISSFTKEAKTTITSLGSTHWSLSTIQSEILHPVHSPTLPYVGPIAGGLRAGMALYMQGVVAHNADRFSINFKTGQSDKDDIAFHFNPRMGNKVIMNSFRKGGWQTEEYASENPFKKGEAFDILIVITSDGYKVHVKGQQHCMFKHRIPLEKVTTLHILGNVSISFFGFIMDK; from the exons GTGTGTGTGAATGGCAAGGAGCACTACATGTTTAAGCACCGTATACCTCTGGAAAACGTGAAAGCATTAAATATCCTTGGACATGTTGCCGCAAAGCTTTTTGGCTTCATAGAA AACTGGAGCATACCTTCATTTACTAAGGAAGCCAAGACAACAGTCACCAGTCTGGGCAGCTCACACTGGGGTCTTTCACCCACACAGTCAGAGGTCTTACACCCGGTCCAAAATCCT ATCCTTCCCTATGTGGGCACAATTCCTGGAGGACTTAGAGCAGGAATGGCCTTGTACTTGCAGGGAGTTGTTCCAACTAATGCTGACCA GTTCGCAATAAATTTCAAGACTGGACAGTCTGACAAGGATGATATAGCTTTCCACTTCAACCCACGAATGGGAAGCAAAGTGGCCATGAACAGCTTCAGGAATGGAGGATGGCAGACTGAGGAATCTGCCTCTGAAAACCCCTTCAAAAAGGGAGatgcttttgaaatgtttatcgtcCCCAAACCTGAAGGATATCAG GTATATGTGAATGGCAAGGAGCACTACATGTTTAAGCACCGTATACCTCTGGAAAAAGTGACATCATTAAATATCCTTGGACATGTTGCCGCAAAGCTTTTTGGCTTCATAGAA AACTGGAGCATACCTTCATTTACTAAGGAAGCCAAGACAACAGTCACCAGTCTGGGCAGCTCACACTGGGGTCTTTCACCCACACAGTCAGAGGTCTTACACCCGGTCCAAAATCCT ATCCTTCCCTATGTGGGCACAATTCCTGGAGGACTTAGAGCAGGAATGGCCTTGTACTTGCAGGGAGTTGTTCCAACTAATGCTGACCA GTTCGCAATAAATTTCAAGACTGGACAGTCTGACAAGGATGATATAGCTTTCCACTTCAGCCCCCGAATGGGCAGCAAGGTGGCCATGAACAGCTTCAGGAATGGAGGATGGCAGACTGAGGAATCTGCCTCTGAAAACCCCTTCAAAAAGGGAGatgcttttgaaatgtttatcgtcCCCAAACCTGAAGGATATCAG GTATATGTGAATGGCAAGGAGCACTACATGTTTAAGCACCGTATACCTCTGGAAAACGTGAAAGCATTAAATATCCTTGGACATATTGCCGCAAAGCTTTTTGGCTTCATAGAA AACTGGAGCATACCTTCATTTACTAAGGAAGCCAAAACAACAGTCACCAGTCTGGGCAGCTCACACTGGGGTCTTTCACCCACACAGTCAGAGGTCTTACACCCGGTCCAAAATCCT ATCCTTCCCTATGTGGGCACAATTCCTGGAGGACTTAGAGCAGGAATGGCCTTGTACTTGCAGGGAGTTGTTCCAACTAATGCTGACCA GTTCGCAATAAATTTCAAGACTGGACAGTCTGACAAGGATGATATAGCTTTCCACTTCAACCCACGAATGGGCAGCAAAGTGGCCATGAACAGCTTCAGGAATGGAGGATGGCAGACTGAGGAATCTGCCTCTGAAAACCCCTTCAAAAAGGGAGatgcttttgaaatgtttatcgtcCCCAAACCTGAAGGATATCAG GTATATGTGAATGGCAAGGAGCACTACATGTTTAAGCACCGTATACCTCTGGAAAACGTGAAAGCATTAAATATCCTTGGACATGTTGCCGCAAAGCTTTTTGGCTTCATAGAA AACTGGAGCATACCTTCATTTACTAATGAAGCCAAGACAACAGTCACCAGTCTTGGCAGCTCACACTGGGGTCTTTCACCCACACAGTCAGAGGTCTTACACCCGGTCCAAAATCCT ATCCTTCCGTATGTGGGCACAATTCCTGGAGGACTTAGAGCAGGAATGGCCTTGTACTTGCAGGGAGTTGTTCCAACTAATGCTGACCA GTTCGCAATAAATTTCAAGACTGGACAGTCTGACAAGGATGATATAGCTTTCCACTTCAACCCACGAATGGGCAGCAAAGTGGCCATGAACAGCTTCAGGAATGGAGGATGGCAGACTGAGGAATCTGCCTCTGAAAACCCCTTCAAAAAGGGAGatgcttttgaaatgtttatcgtcCCCAAACCTGAAGGATATCAG GTGTATGTGAATGGCAAGGAGCACTACATGTTTAAGCACCGTATACCTCTGGAAAACGTGAAAGCATTAAATATCCTTGGACATGTTGCCGCAAAGCTTTTTGGCTTCATAGAA AACTGGAGCATACCTTCATTTACTAAGGAAGCCAAGACAACAGTCACCAGTCTGGGCAGCTCACACTGGGGTCTTTCACCCACACAGTCAGAGGTCTTACACCCGGTCCAAAATCCT ATCCTTCCCTATGTGGGCACAATTCCTGGAGGACTTAGAGCAGGAATGGCCATGTACTTGCAGGGAGTTGTTCCAACTAATGCTGACCA GTTCGCAATAAATTTCAAGACTGGACAATCTGACAAGGATGATATAGCTTTCCACTTCAACCCCCGAATGGGCAGCAAGGTGGCCATGAACAGCTTCAGGAATGGAGGATGGCAGACTGAGGAATCTGCCTCTGAAAACCCCTTCAAAAAGGGAGatgcttttgaaatgtttatcgtcCCCAAACCTGAAGGATATCAG GTATTTGTGAATGGCAAGGAGCACTACATGTTTAAGCACCGTATACCTCTGGAAAAAGTGACATCATTAAATATCCTTGGACATATTGCCGCAAAGCTTTTTGGCTTCATAGAA AACTGGAGAATACCTTCATTTACTAAGGAAGCCAAGACAACAATCACCAGTCTGAGCAGCTCACACTGGGGTCTTTCACCCACACAGTCAGAGGTCTTACACCCGGTCCAAAATCCT ATCCTTCCCTATGTGGGCACAATTCCTGGAGGACTTAGAGCAGGAATGGCCTTGTACTTGCAGGGAGTTGTTCCAACTAATGCTGACCA GTTCGCAATAAATTTCCAGACTGGACAGTCTGACAAGGATGATATAGCTTTCCACTTCAACCCCCGAATTGGCAGCAAGGTGGCCATGAACAGCTTCAGGAATGGAGGATGGCAGACTGAGGAATCTGCCTCTGAAAACCCCTTCAAAAAGGGAGatgcttttgaaatgtttatcgtcCCCAAACCTGAAGGATATCAG GTATATGTGAATGGCAAGGAGCACTACATGTTTAAGCACCGTATACCTCTGGAAAACGTGAAAGCATTAAATATCCTTGGACATATTGCCGCAAAGCTTTTTGGCTTCATAGAA AACTGGAGCATACCTTCATTTAATAAGGAAGCCAAGACAACAGTCACCAGTCTGGGCAGCTCACACTGGGGTCTTTCACCCACACAGTCAGAGGTCTTACACCCGGTCCAAAATCCT ATCCTTCCCTATGTGGGCACAATTCCTGGAGGACTTAGAGCAGGAATGGCCTTGTACTTGCAGGGAGTTGTTCCAACTAATGCTGACCA GTTCGCAATAAATTTCAAGACTGGACAGTCTGACAAGGATGATATAGCTTTCCACTTCAACCCACGAATGGGAAGCAAAGTGGCCATGAACAGCTTCAGGAATGGAGGATGGCAGACTGAGGAATCTGCCTCTGAAAACCCCTTCAAAAAGGGAGatgcttttgaaatgtttatcgtcCCCAAACCTGAAGGATATCAG GTATATGTGAATGGCAAGGAGCACTACATGTTTAAGCACCGTATACCTCTGGAAAACGTGAAAGCATTAAATATCCTTGGACATGTTGCCGCAAAGCTTTTTGGCTTCATAGAA AACTGGAGCATACCTTCATTTACTAAGGAAGCCAAGACAACAGTCACCAGTCTTGGCAGCTCACACTGGGGTCTTTCACCCACACAGTCAGAGGTCTTACACCCGGTCCAAAATCCT ATCCTTCCCTATGTGGGCACAATTCCTGGAGGACTTAGAGCAGGAATGGCCTTGTACTTGCAGGGAGTTGTTCCAACTAATGCTGACCA GTTCGCAATAAATTTCAAGACTGGACAGTCTGACAAGGATGATATAGCTTTCCACTTCAACCCACGAATGGGAAGCAAAGTGGCCATGAACAGCTTCAGGAATGGAGGATGGCAGACTGAGGAATCTGCCTCTGAAAACCCCTTCAAAAAGGGAGatgcttttgaaatgtttatcgtcCCCAAACCTGAAGGATATCAG GTATATGTGAATGGCAAGGAGCACTACATGTTTAAGCACCGTATACCTCTGGAAAACGTGAAAGCATTAAATATCCTTGGACATGTTGCCGCAAAGCTTTTTGGCTTCATAGAA AACTGGAGCATACCTTCATTTACTAAGGAAGCCAAGACAACAGTCACCAGTCTGGGCAGATCACACTGGGGTCTTTCACCCACACAGTCAGAGGTCTTACACCCGGTCCAAAATCCT ATCCTTCCCTATGTGGGCACAATTCCTGGAGGACTTAGAGCAGGAATGGCCTTGTACTTGCAGGGAGTTGTTCCAACTAATGCTGACCA GTTCGCAATAAATTTCAAGACTGGACAATCTGACAAGGATGATATAGCTTTCCACTTCAACCCCCGAATGGGCAGCAAGATGGCCATGAACAGCTTCAGGAATGGAGGATGGCAGACTGAGGAATCTGCCTCTGAAAACCCCTTCAAAAAGGGAGatgcttttgaaatgtttatcgtcCCCAAACCTGAAGGATATCAG GTATTTGTGAATGGCAAGGAGCACTACATGTTTAAGCACCGTATACCTCTGGAAAAAGTGACATCATTAAATATCCTTGGACATATTGCCGCAAAGCTGTTTGGCTTCATAGAA AACTGGAGAATACCTTCATTTACTAAGGAAGCCAAGACAACAATCACCAGTCTGAGCAGCTCACACTGGGGTCTTTCACCCACACAGTCAGAGGTCTTACACCCGGTCCAAAATCCT ATCCTTCCCTATGTGGGCACAATTCCTGGAGGACTTAGAGCAGGAATGGCCTTGTACTTGCAGGGAGTTGTTCCAACTAATGCTGACCA GTTCGCAATAAATTTCCAGACTGGACAGTCTGACAAGGATGATATAGCTTTCCACTTCAACCCCCGAATGGGCAGCAAGGTGGCCATGAACAGCTTCAGGAATGGAGGATGGCAGACTGAGGAATCTGCCTCTGAAAACCCCTTCAAAAAGGGAGatgcttttgaaatgtttatcgtcCCCAAACCTGAAGGATATCAG GTATATGTGAATGGCAAGGAGCACTACATGTTTAAGCACCGTGTACCTCTGGAAAAAGTGTCAGCATTACATATAAATGGAAATGTTGCCTTAAACTTTTTTGGCTTCATAGAA AACTGGAGCATATCTTCATTTACTAAGGAAGCCAAGACAACAATCACCAGTCTGGGCAGCACACACTGGAGTCTTTCCACTATACAGTCAGAGATCTTACATCCAGTCCATAGTCCT ACCCTTCCCTATGTGGGCCCAATTGCCGGGGGTCTGAGAGCAGGGATGGCCTTGTACATGCAGGGAGTTGTTGCTCATAATGCAGACCG GTTTTCAATAAATTTCAAGACTGGACAGTCTGACAAGGATGATATTGCTTTCCACTTCAACCCCCGAATGGGCAACAAGGTGATCATGAACAGCTTCAGGAAGGGAGGATGGCAGACTGAGGAATATGCCTCTGAAAACCCCTTCAAAAAGGGAGAAGCATTTGATATACTCATTGTCATCACATCTGATGGATACAAG GTACATGTGAAAGGCCAACAACACTGCATGTTCAAGCACCGCATTCCTTTGGAAAAAGTTACTACACTTCATATCCTTGGGAATGTCTCCATCAGCTTCTTTGGTTTTATCATG GATAAGTGA